The sequence below is a genomic window from Deinococcus seoulensis.
ACCCCGCCGCCCCCCCACCCGGCGCAGCCTCCCACGGCAACTCCACGACCTCCGCCGCCCCCCGCGACGCATCCCGCAACGCCACCACGAACCCCGCCACGTCCTCCGGAAACACCTCCACCCTCAGCGACACCCCAACCCCCGAATAAGCCTCCTCGCCGCGCATCACATCCAGCGACCCCAGCAGGTGATACAACCCACCCAGAAACTCGAACGGCACCGACACCGCCAGCGCCCGCCGCGCCCGCACCGTCACCCGCGAAGCCGTCCGCAGGCACTCCGCCGCCCCGCCCCCATACGCCCGGACCAGCCCACCCGTCCCCAGTTTCACCCCACCGTAAAACCGCACCACGACCACCATCACGTGATCCACGCCCTGCCCCTCGATGGCCCGCAGGATCGGCGCGCCCGCCGTCCCACCCGGCTCGCCATCATCACCAAAGCGGTACGCGCCCCCAATCCGGTACGCCCAGCAGTGATGCGTCGCATCCGGATACCGCTCCCGCAACGCCCCCAACTGAGCCAGCGCCGCTTCCGGCGAATCCGCCCGATCCGCGAACGCCAGGAACTCACTGTTCTCGATCACCGCATCAGACCGGTGCGGCCCCGCCAACGTCACGAACGGCGCCGGAAGATCCGAACCCACCACGGTCATACGGACTCCGATTGAATGGGCTGCAAAGACCGTTCAATCCGAGCGGATGCGACTCGTAGAGCTGCCTCGCAGAGCAGGAGAAAAACGGGTTCCGGACGTGGAGTTGGCAACCCGGTACAGCACCGGGTTGTCAACGAAACAAACGGAATCCGTATCAGAGCAACCCCCGCGCCGCCAGCACCGCCCGCGCATGCCACATCGCCAGACTGCTCGACCCATCCAGGATCTCCCCGGCATCCAGCCGACGGTACGCCTCCGCCAGAGGCACCACCACCCGCTCAATCGTCTCCGTGTCCTCAAGATGCATGTCGCCCAACGACACACCCAACGCCAGGAACGGATAGAAAATCACGCCACTGATACTCGGCTGCGGATAGAAGGCAGGCAACGCCACCCACTCCGCCGCCACACCCCCAACCTCCTCCTGCAACTCCCGCCGCGCCGCCCCCAGCAGATCCTCGCCGCGCTCCACGCCGCCCGCGACGACCTCAGTGACGGTCGCTCGCAGCGGGTAGCGGTACTGACGGATCAACACCGCCTCACCCTGAGCCGTCACGGGCAGGACGAACACCGCACGCGGCCCACGCGGCCGGTACTGATAGGTCGTCTCCGCGCCATTCGGGAGCCGCACCCGATCCTCGAACACCGTGCGGAACCCCGACACCAGCTGCCGGGACTCCAGCGTCTCCCACGGCTGAACCTCATCCTCAATCAACGACGTCCAGTTCGGGTGATCAGTCATGCGCTCAGGCTAACAGGCGGGGGTTTCGGCTGCGCGGCGGGCTTCCCCGATGGAAGGTGGGCGCCTGGCGGCGGGCCTCCCCACCCCCCAGCCCCCTACCCCAGAGGGGCAGGGGGGGCTTACGTTGGCACTGGGCAGGTATTGCTCTGGCCTGGGTGGTGGGTGCCGGGCGGGGACGGCCACGGCTCACACGCCATCCTCCGCCCCCGCCGCGTTCGCCCCGCGCGCTGCGCGCACGACGGGCCGCGTTGCCACGACGCCGGGCGGGCCAGCCAACTTGGTGCGTGCTGGAAGGTTCTACTTTTTGGGCTGTTGCCAGAGCGTGGTTTTCAGAGTCGATCAGCGGCTGTCATCAGGTTGCCCTGCCAGCCGCCGCAGATCACCACCGGCCGTCGTGCGCGCAGCGCGCGGGCCTTGCGGGGGGGCGGCAGGATGGCGTCGAAGCCGGACACGTCACCGCCCACAGCAACCCCGCCGCGCCAGTAAAACCTCTTGCCCAGTGCAACGCTTGCTCCCCTGCCCCCCTGGGGTAGGGGGCTGGGGGGTGGGGAAGCACCCGGAAACCC
It includes:
- a CDS encoding IMPACT family protein: MTVVGSDLPAPFVTLAGPHRSDAVIENSEFLAFADRADSPEAALAQLGALRERYPDATHHCWAYRIGGAYRFGDDGEPGGTAGAPILRAIEGQGVDHVMVVVVRFYGGVKLGTGGLVRAYGGGAAECLRTASRVTVRARRALAVSVPFEFLGGLYHLLGSLDVMRGEEAYSGVGVSLRVEVFPEDVAGFVVALRDASRGAAEVVELPWEAAPGGGAAG
- a CDS encoding NUDIX domain-containing protein: MTDHPNWTSLIEDEVQPWETLESRQLVSGFRTVFEDRVRLPNGAETTYQYRPRGPRAVFVLPVTAQGEAVLIRQYRYPLRATVTEVVAGGVERGEDLLGAARRELQEEVGGVAAEWVALPAFYPQPSISGVIFYPFLALGVSLGDMHLEDTETIERVVVPLAEAYRRLDAGEILDGSSSLAMWHARAVLAARGLL